In Amycolatopsis sp. FBCC-B4732, the genomic stretch GCATCACCGAGAAGATCAGCTTGATGAGGACGGACTTGCCGCCGCCGTTCTCCAGGAACAGCACGCTCGCCGGCGACGGGCGGCGCAGCTCGGCCGGCCCGGTCGCGTGGATGCCCGCGCTGAACAGCGCGTCCTGCTGCGGCGCGGTGATCTTGGCGCCGACGCCGCTGAAGTCGAGCACGACGTCCTGGTAGCGGGCACCCGCCGGGCCCACCGAATGCAGGCGGACCCGCGAAAGCTCGTACATCGATTCCCCTCTACAGCGTGTCCGAAGACGCCGCGCGCAGCGTGCCCCCGGAGTTCGCGACCGCGACGACGTCGAGCGCGAGCAAGTCGTCGAAGGCGGCGTCCGCGGCGAGCTCGCGGACCTGGATCTGGTAGCGCGGCGTGGTCCGGTAGGTGCCGCCCTGCTCGTCGCTCACCGGGACCAGGAAGCCCTGGTCGGCGAGGAAGCGCAGGGCGCGGCTGACCATGCCGCGGGTGGTGTCGGCGGCCAGGCGCCCGTCCTTGGTGGCGGCCGCGGCCGGGCGGCGGGCGTAGGCGCGCCACGCCTGTTCCAGCTCGGGCGCGTCGGCCAGCGGGTCGTTGTTGGCCTCGGCCGCCGCGGCGCGTTCGTCGAGCATGCGGGCGGCTTCGCGGACCATCGCGTCGACCTGCTCGACGCTCACGCGGCCGATGTAGGTGTCGTTGGCGAGGTCGTCGGGACGCGGGTAGCCCAGCGCCGCGGTGGCGAGGTGGATCAGGCCGTGCAGCACCTTCTCGGTCTCGCGGCGCTCGCGGATCTTGGCCTGGCGGGCGTAGGAGTCCATCTTGATCTCGAAGACGGACTCGTCGGTGGCCGCGAGGACCGCGCCCGCCTGCTGGTTGACCTCCAGCACCATCAGGCCGAGCCCGGCGGCGACGGCGTGGGTGAGCGCCTTGAACGCGTTGTCCTCGCCGTAGCGCCGCACGAGGTCGCCGTAGACGACGTCACGCGCGGGCAGCTGCTTCGGCCGCATGCCGAAGGCGACCAGCCGGGCCGCGGCTTCGGCGTCCACGCTGCTGTGGGACAGCGCCATTACGCGACTTCCTCTTCTTCGTCGGCCCGCTCTACGGCGGCGGTGGACAGGAGCAGGTCGGCGCCGCCGAAGTCCGGGTCGTCGAGCAGGGTGCCGTCGTCGATGGCGAGCAGCACCGTGCGGTCCCCCTGGCGGCGGGCCGCGCCGACCCCGGGACTGTATGCGTGCACGGCGCGCAGCGCGACCAGGGCGGCGAGCCCGGGCTGGCGGCGACGGCGGGCCTCTTCGAGCAGCCCGGACAGCCGGCGCGGCACTTCGGGCAGGTCGAGGAGCTCGTCGGCGGCGCGCCAGACGTCGTCGCCGAACTTGTCGGTGAGGTCGGCGGGCATGAGCTCGGGCTCGGGGACCTCGCCGATCAGCTGATCGCGCTCGGGCGCGGGCCGCAGCAGCAGCGAGACCAGCGACGACAGCGACGGCACGACCGGCGGGGTGATCCCGGCGACAGCGTGGAAGAAGTGCTCGGCGGGCGCGACGGCGTCGGCCAGCGGCAGGCCGAGGGTGGGCACCAGGAGCTGGCCGAAGAGGTCGAGGGTGGCGCGCTGCGGCGGGCCGGAGAACTGCTGGCGGTCCTGTTCGGCGCGGAACACCGCGCCCGCGTCGGCGAGGCGGGACTGCAGGCGCGTGTGCCGGCGGATGCAGTCGCCGACGATGTCGACGAGCTCGGCGGCGCGGCGCTTGCGGTCGAGGTCCTCGGTCTCGTCGCGGGCGGTGGTGATGTTCTTGAGGATGGCGTTCTCGGCGCGGAACCGGGCTTCGATGTGGCTCAGCGCGCTGTCGAGCAGCTCCGGGACCTCGCGCTCCCAGTCGACCGACCGGACGTCGCGGCGGGTCGCGTCGAGCTTCGAGCGCAGGGTCTCGCCGTACTGGACGGTCCGGTAGCGGGCCTGCTCGGCGGCCAGCTTCGCGTCGGCCAGCCGGCCGCGGTTGATGAGGTTCTCGAGCTTGACCTCGGCGGCGATCTGCGCGGACTCGACGTCGGTGTCGAGGGCGCCGACGAGGACGTTGATGGCCTCGTCGGTGGCGCGCAGGTAGACCTCGCCGTCGCGGGCGGCCAGCTCGACGAGCAGCTTGAAGTCGAACTGGCGGCGCTGGTAGCCGCCCGGGCCCATCGAGCCGTAGACGCGCCGGAAGCCGCGCTCGGTGGTGCCGACGTTGATCAGGTTGTCGAGCACCCACTTGGCCACCCGGACGTGCTCCTCGGGCATCCGCGACGGCGCCTGCTGCGCGATGAAGGGCAGCAGCCGGTCGATGACCTCGTCGTGGCCGGCGCCGGTGTCGAAGTCCATCGCGATGGTGACCTGGTCGATCGTGTGCAGCGCGATCTCCGCCATCTGGTAGATCGTGGCGTCGGCCCAGTCGAGCTTCGCCTTGCGCGCGTCCAGGTCGTGCAGCGGCGCGGTGCAGGCCAGCGCTTTGAGCCGACGGGTCAGCCCCTCGTCGGCCAGTCCCATCGCCGCCCGGTCGTCGTCTCGCACAGCAGGCCAGGCTAGTCGGCCACCCTCTGCGCACGCGCGGGTGACAGGTTAACGTCCCCCCATGCGTGAGATGAGCCGTTCAGAGTGGTGGCAGTTCGCTTCCGAGGGGACCCGCACCGGCATGCTCGGCCTGGTCCGTGCCAGTGGCGCCCCGATCGTGACGCCGATCTGGTTCTTGCTGAACGAGGGCCCCGACGGCGACGAGCTGATCTTCACCACCGGCACCGAGACGCTGAAAGGCAAGGCCATCGCCCGCGACGGGCGGATTTCCCTCGCCGTCGACGACCAGAAGCCGCCGTATTCGTACGTCCAGATCACCGCCGAGGCGCGGCTCACCCACGACTTCGACGACATGCTGACGTGGGCGACGAAGCTGGGTGCCCGGTACATGGGCGCCGAGCGCGCGCAGGAGTACGGCAAGCGCAACGCCGTGCCCGAAGAATCCCTCGTCCGGGCGAAGATCACCAAGGTGATCGCGCGGGCCGAGATCGCCGGTTGAACGCCGTTCGCTGGTAATCTGCTCCCGGGGGTGGGGGCATGCCTTCAGGGGACAGACGCGACGCCGTCAGGGCGATGGTGCGGGCCGGGCAGCGGGAGCTGGTCGCCGAGCTCGAACGCCTGGACGGCGGTGCGCGCTTCGGCCGGTCGGACGGGGCGCGGCTGCTGGAGAACGGCGCGGTGTTCGAGCGGGCCTGCGTCGTCGCGGCCGACCGCGGCGAGACCCTCGGGCTGACCGTCGTGCTCCACCCGCGCAACCCGTACGTCCCGGCGTTCCACGCGCGGTTCCGGTACTGCGAGTACGCGGGCTCGTGGTGGTTCGGCGGCGCGGTCGACCTCATGCCCTGCTACGGCTTCGCCGAGGACGCGGCGCACTTCCACCGGACGCTCAAGAACTACTGCGACACGCTCGACCCGGCGTTCCACGCGCAGGCGAAACGCACCTGCGACGACCTCTTCCGGCTGCCCCACCACGACGAGCCCCGCGGGATCGGCGGCATCGCGTTCGACCACCTGCGGCCCCCAGGCCCGGACGGCTGGCGCCGCGCGGCCGCGTTCACCGCGGCGGGCATCGCCACCCTCGTCCCGGCCTACCTCCCGATCGTGCGGCGCCGCAAGGACCGCCCGCACGGCGACCGCGAACGCCAGTGGCAGCTGCACCGCCGCGGCCGCTACGTGGAGTTCGCCCTGATCCACGACGCGACGGCGGCGGACGCCGAGGCCGTCCTGATGGCGCTGCCCCCGCTGGCGCGGTGGGAGACGGGCTGCACGCCGGAACCGGGCAGCGCGGAGGCGGAGCTGGCGGCGTTCCTGGTGCCGCGGGACTGGGCGGCCGAGACCACGGTCGCCGCGAGCTGACCCGGCCCGGACGTCATGAACGACTCTTTCATGACGCCGGCCGCGGTGAACGACTCTTTCATGACGTCCGGTCCCGATGCGGGGGAAAGCGCCCCGGTGAGCGGGAAACCCTTGTTCACCAAGGGTGAGCGCCCGCGTCGAGTATTGACACGGCCCGCTCGGAGGGTGTGAGATCTGTCCCCATAGATAGGAAACTTTCCTAACTATTTACCGCCGGTGGTCCGCCGAACCACTCCGCCCCGGTCACCCCCTGTCCCCCGACCCACGCAGGAGGCTCCCAGTGGCACCCCGTCCCCCGTGGCGCGTGGTACTGGCCGGTACCGCAGCCGCGGCGCTCGGCCTCACCGCGCTCAGCCCGGTAAGCGCTTTCGCCGCGGACACCGGCTACGAGTCCGAATCCGCCGTGATCTCCCAGGGCGCCGTCGAGTCGAACCACGCCGGGTACTCCGGCACCGGGTTCGTCAACTTCGACAACGTCGTCGGCAGCTACGTCGAATACTCCGTGAACGCCGCCCAGGCGGGCACGCACACCCTGACCTTCCGCTACGCCAACGGAACCGCCGACAACCGGCCGGTGAAGCTCACCGTCGACGGCGGCGACAAGGGCACCGTCGACTTCCCCGGCACCGGCGCGTGGACGACGTGGCAGACCGTCACCGCGAACGTGCAGCTGACCGCCGGCGTCAACAAGATCCGCACCACCGCGACCACCGCCAACGGCGGCCCGAACGCGGACAAGCTCACCGACACCTTCGTCGCGCCGGCCGACGGCGAACCGCCGGCGCCGCCGTCGAACCTCAAGGCGAGCGACATCCTCCCCACCGCCGCGACGTTCTCCTGGACCGCCGCGACCGACAACGTCGGCGTCGTGCGCTACGAGATCAACCGCGGTGGCAACATCCTCAAGACCGTCGACGGGAACACGACGTCGGCGACGGTGACCAACCTGACCCCGAACACCGCCTACGACATCTCGGTCGGCGCGTTCGACGCGGCGGGCAACCCATCGCAGCAGAGCAACGTGGTCACCTTCACCACGCCGCCGAGCGACGACACCACCCCGCCGACCGTGCCGGGCAACCTGCGCTCCACCGGCGTCACCGCGAACAGCGTTTCCCTGGCGTGGAACGCTTCCACCGACAACGGCGGCACGGTCGCCGGGTACGACGTCTTCCAGGGCGCCACGAAGGTCGCGACCACGACGTCGCTCGGCACGACCGTGACGAACCTGAACCCGAGCACCTCCTACACCTTCACGGTCAAGGCGCGCGACCCCGACGGCAACAGCTCCGCGGCGAGCAACGCGGTCACCGCCAAGACGTCCGCTCCGGGCGGCGCAGGGGGCATCCCGGAGTACGACAAGGACATCGCGAAGGTCGACCTCGGCTGGTCGGTGGGCTTCCTGCCGAACGGCAACGCGCTGGTGACCGAGCGGGACCGCTTCGAGCTCCTGCTGGTGACGCCGTCCGGCCAGAAGACCACGCTGGGCAAGGTGCCGGGCGCGGTCGGCACCAACGGCGAAGGCGGCCTGCTCGGCCTGGCGGTCTCGCCGAACTGGGCGAGCGACCACGCGATCTACCTGTACCACACGGCATCCGGGGACAACCGGATCGTCAAGATGACCTACGACGGCACCACGCTGTCCTCGACGTCGACGCCGGTGCTGACCGGGATCGCGAAGAACCGCTACCACAACGGCGGCCGGATCAAGTTCGGCCCGGACGGCAAGCTGTACGCCACCGTCGGCGACGCGAAGAACAGCGACAACGCGCAGAACAAGAGCTCGCTCAACGGGAAGATCCTCCGGCTGAACCCGGACGGCTCGGCACCGAGCGACAACCCGTTCTACGCCACCGGCGGCAACGCCCGGTACGTCTGGAGCTACGGCCACCGCAACCCGCAGGGCCTGGCCTGGGACTCCCGCGGCCAGCTGTGGGCGGCGGAGTTCGGTGAAAGCAGCCAGGACGAGCTCAACCTGATCCAGAAGGGCGGCAACTTCGGCTGGCCGAGCTGCGAAGGCACGCAGGGCAGTTGCGGCGGCTTCATCGCCCCGAAGAAGACGTGGCCGACTTCGCAGGCCGGGCCGAGCGGGCTGGAGATCGTCAACGACTGGATCTACATCGCCGGCGTCACCGGTGAGCAGATGTTCGCGACGCAGATCAACGCGGCGGGCACGGGCATCGGCACGGTGTCCACGCTGTTCTCCGGCCGCTGGGGCCGCCTCCGCTCGGTCACGAAGACCCCGGACGGCGGGCTGTGGCTGACCTCGACGAACAACGACAAGAACGGCGGCACGCCGTCGGTGCTGGACAACGTCATCGTGCGGCTGAAGTTCCCGGGCGGCACCACTCCGGGCGCCTTCAAGCTGACGAGCTCCGCGTTCGCCGACAACGCCACCATCCCGGACAAGTACACCTGCGCCGGGGACGGCACGGCGGGCCAGGACCCGTCGCCGCCGCTGACGTGGGGTGCCGCCGAGGGCGCCAAGGGCTACGCGGTCGTCTTCGCCGACACCGCGAACAGCGGGAACAAGCTGCACTGGGCGATCTGGGACGTGCCGGCGTCGGCCCGGTCGCTGCCGGAGGGGCTCGGGGCGGGCTACACCGTCCCGGACCAGGGTGGCGCGAAGCAGAAGGCGATGGGCAGCGGCGCGAACGCGCAGAAGTACTTCGGCCCCTGCCCGGGCGGCTCCAGCCACCCGTACGCGTTCACGCTCTACGCCCTGAACACCGCGACGGTCCCGGGACTGACGTCGTCCTCGACGATGGCCCAGATCGAGACGGCGATCAAGGGCGCGTCGACGGCGAACGTGGCGCTGCGCGGCAAGTCCAGCGCGGCCGCCTAGAGGCCGCGGCAGGGGTGACCGGAGCGGCGCCGGTCACCCCTGCCGCGCTCACCCCTGTTCGGCGAGGCTGCGCAGGTGGGCGTCGACGTCGAAGCCGTGTTCCTCGAGCCGCCGCCGGGCGAGCAGGAGCTCGTCCGAGGTGAAGAGCTCCGAATATTCGGCGCGGAGCATGGTCGCCTCGGAGCTGCGGCCGAGCTGGTTCTTCTCCCAGAGCACGGTGAACCCGCCGGCGGTGCCGGCGCCGCGCAGCAGCAGGCGGGCCGCTTCGACGCCGCCGTGCTCGATCACCATCCGCTCGAACTGGGCGGGCCGGTAGCCGTAGTCCTTGGCCAGGACCCGGCAGCCGTCGAGCAGGTCCTCGGTGAACCGCGCGGCGAGGCGGGGATCGGCCGGGACGGGAGTGGCGGGTTCGGGCATCGGGCACCTCTCGACGGGACGGCTTCCCTGATTAATCGCGAACAGCACCCGTTTCGCTACGCCGTTCGGGAAGGCAATCTGGAAACACCACTCTCCGTGGCGAGAATAACGGACAAAAGGCGTAAACGGGAACTGTCGGTGTCCCCCGCCATGATGACCGGCACGCGAACCGTGGTCCACGGCGAGGTTTCCGTCCACTATGGACAGATCTACGTCCACAGCGCCTGTGCGGTGCCGCCGTGGCGGGAACGTTGTTCCTGCTCACCGGGCTGCACACCGCGAGGCCGGGTTCACCGCCGAGGTGCACGAGAGCGAGCCGCCGGTCCCGCTCCGAACCGGGTCACCAGCCGAACAAACCGCCCATGATGCGGGCGCAGCGCACCGTCATCGCCGCCGCGTCCTCGTCCGGGCGATCGATCCACCAGCTGATCAGGGAGTCGACCACGCCGGTCCAGACCTGGGCGATCGCTTCGATGTCCGCCGGGTCGGCCAGGCCGCGTGAGGTCATCAGCTCGGTCGCGCCCACGAGCGCGAAGGCGTCCAGGCGGCGCCGGTAGTCCGCCGCCGCGGTGGCGATGTCGCCCGTCGCCGGGACCGTCGCGTCGCGCAGCAGGCGCCACGCGTAGCGGTCGTGGTCGAACGTCGTGAAGATCGCGGCCAGCACCTTCAGCGGCATCTTCTCGGGCTCGCCGCCGCCCGCCATGGTCGTCGCGACGCCCTCGGTGAGCCGGTCGCCGGCGCGATGCAGGCAGGCGAGGTAGAGGCCGTCCTTCGAGCCGAAGTACTGGTACAGCAACGGCTTCGTGACCCCGACGCGGCGCGCGATCTCGACCATCGACGCGCCCGCGTACCCGGCCCGGCCGAACTCCTCCGTGCCGGCCACGACGAGCTGGGCCTCGCGCTCTTCGCGCGGCATGCCCTTGGTCCCGACCGCCCTTGACTCCGTCACGCCCGAGAGCCTACCGTGCGTAAAGTGACCCTTGGGTAAGTTACCGCATGGTCAGCTACTAGGAGGCGACGTGGCCGAGTTCCTGGCGCACCTGCGCGACCCCGTGCTGTTCGCGACCCCGGTGTTCCTGCTGTTCGTGGCGATCGAGGTCGTCGCGGTGCACGTGCTCGGGCACGACGACAACGTGGTCGGCTACAGCGTCGCCGACACCCGCACGAGCATGCTGATGGGCACCGTCGCGGTCGGCGTCAACGCGCTGTTCCGGCTCGTGATGCTCTTCGTCTTCGCGGCGCTCTTCGAGCTGGCGCCGGTGCGGCTGGACCCGCGCGACTGGTGGACGTGGGTGCTCATGCTGCTCGGCCAGGAACTGGTCTTCTACGCCTACCACCGCGCCAGCCACCGCGTGCGGCTGCTGTGGGCCGGGCACCAGGTGCACCACTCCAGCGAGCACTACAACTTCTCGACGGCGCTGCGCCAGAAGTGGACCCCGTACTTCCAGCTGCCGTTCTGGTCGGTGCTGGCGCTGTGCGGGATCCCGCCGTGGATGATCCTGACCGGCCTCTCGATCGACCTCGTCTACCAGTTCTTCGTGCACACCGAGAAGGTCGGCAAGCTGCCGCGCTGGTTCGAGTACGTCTTCAACACGCCGTCGCACCACCGCGTCCACCACGGCAGCGACGCCGAATACCTCGACGCCAACTACGGCGGCATCCTGATCATCTGGGATCGGCTCTTCGGCAGCTTCGTGCCCGAAGGGAAGCGGCCGACGTACGGGCTGACGACGAACATCGGCACGTACCACCTGTTCAAGGTCGGCTTCCACGAGTACGGCTCGATCCTGCGCGACCTGCGCGCCGCCCGGACCTGGCGCGAGCGCGCGGGGTACGTGTTCGGGCCGCCCGGGTGGCAGCCCGCCCACGTACCCGGCTGAGGCCTACGCCGTGTGCCGCAGCGCGAGGCTGTTCAGCGGCGGCCGCTGCGGCGAGGTCACGTCGGTCAGGACGAGTTCGCGCTCGACCCCGCTGTCCGACGAGCCCCGCTGGAACTGGGCGAGGATCGCCGCGGGCGGGACCGCGGTGACCAGGCGGTCGTAGCGCTGCAAGCGGTCGAACAGCGTCTGCATGATCTGCCCGGACATCCGGCCCAGCGCCTGCGTGCTCTGGTGCCGGTGGACGCGGTGGCCGAGGTCGACCTGGGCGAGCGCGTCGAGGCCACGCAGCTCCAGCAGGTCGATGAGGTGCCCGATCTCGACGCCGTAGTTCACGACGAACGGGATGCTCTCCAGCACCTCGCGGCGGCCGGCGTACTCGCCCGCGAGGGGCTGCACGAAGCCGGCCAGCTCCGGCCAGAACATGTTGAGCAGCGGCCGCGCGACGAGCTCGGTGACGCGGCCGCCGCCGTCGGCTTCGGCACCGAGCGGGCGGTGGTAGAAGCCCTTGACGTAGGCGACCGACGGGTCGGTGAGCAGCGGGCCGAGCAAACCGGTGACGTAGTCGGTCGTGAAGTCGTGCAGGTCGCCGTCGACGAAGACGACGAGGTCGCCGGTGGTCGCCGCGACCCCCTTCCAGAGCGCCTCGCCCTTGCCCGGCAGGCCGCCGAGCCCGGGGAAGACGGCGTCCTGCGCGACGACGTCGGCCCCCGCGGCGGCGGCGACTTCGGCGGTGGCGTCGGTCGAATGGCTGTCGACGACGAGGATCTCGTCGACCAGCGTGCCCGCGAGCTCGGCGCGGATGGCGCCGACGATCGCGCCGACGGTGGCTTCTTCGTTCCGCGCCGGGATGACGACGGAGACGGTGGTGCCGCGTTTCGCCGCGACCAGCTCCGCGAACGTCCGGTCCCCGGCCTTGCTGCTGCGGCGGTCGAGCCAGGTGCCGACCTCAGGCGACACCTGCAGGCGTGCGTTGCGCATGCTTTCCCCTTCCCTCGGTCGCTTCCGAGGTTCGGGGCGCCGCGTTTCGGGCACCGCTCCCCGGCGCTACCGCGGTGTTACGAGATCGCGGTTCTCGTTAACCGCGTACGCTGCCGCCGTTCGCAAAGGGGAGGACCATGACCGAAGAATCCATCGGGCACGACCCGGAACGGCGCTACCGGCTCGACGCGCTCATGGGGATCGTCCAGGCGGAACTGGCCGCGGCCGGGTTGCCGGTCGGTCCCGGCGAGCGCCCGGTCGGCGTGGCCGGCGCCCTGGTGTCGGTCGACGTGCCGGACCTGCGCGGCGTGCTGGTCGGCTGGCGGCCGCACACCGTGCTCGTGGACCTGGGCCGGCAGTCCTGGGGCGACGACCCGAACCGCGAAGGCACCGAAGTCGCCGCGTTCTCGCGGCTGTTCCACGAGATCGACACGGCGATGAGCGAGGCGATGCGGAAGATCCTGACCGCGGCCGGCCTCGAGGTCGGCAGCAGCGACAACGACTACGCGCCCGGCGAACTGCTGGTGACCCGCCGCCTGACCCCGTCGGTCTGGCAGGCCCGCCGCGACGCGCAGAACAGCGCCCGCCACGAGTCGATGCGGCAGGCCTGGAACGCACGGCACGAGGCCGACCGCCACCCCACCGACGACAGCTGACCCGCGTCCCGATGTGGCGTTGGTTGCGTCCAGCGCACCCAACGCCACATCGGGGCGCTCGAAGCCCGGGTCAGGCGTCTTCTTCTTCGAGCATCTCCGGGGTGACCGCGGACTCGGTGTCCGGGATGCTCAGGTCCTTCGCCCGCTTGTCCGCCATCGCCAGCAGGCGGCGGATGCGGCCGGCGACCGCGTCCTTCGTCATCTGCGGCTCCGACAGCTGGCCCAGCTCCTCCAGCGACGCCTGCCGGTTCGACAGGCGCAGCCGGCCCGCCGCCAGCAGGTGGTCCGGGGCCGTCTCGCCGAGGATCTCCAGCGCGCGCTCCACGCGGGCCGCCGCCGCCACGGCCGCGCGGGCCGAACGGCGCAGGTTCGCGTCGTCGAAGTTGGCCAGGCGGTTCGCCGTCGCGCGGACCTCGCGGCGCATCCGCCGCTCTTCCCACTGCAGGACGCTCGTGTGCGCGCCCAGGCGGGTCAGCAGCGCGCCGATCGCGTCGCCGTCGCGGACGACCACCCGGTCCGCGCCTCGGACCTCGCGCGACTTCGCCTGGATGCCCATCCGGCGCGCCGCGCCCACCAGGGCCAGCGCCGCCTCCGGACCCGGGCACGTCACCTCGAGCGAGGACGAGCGGCCCGGTTCGGTCAGCGAACCGTGCGCGAGGAACGCGCCCCGCCACGCCGCTTCCGCGTCCGCCACTCCCCCGGACACCACGGCCGCGGGCAGCCCGCGCACCGGGCGGCCCCGCTGGTCGATCAGCCCGGTCTGGCGAGCCAGTCCCTCGCCGTCCTTCACCACGCGCACGACGTACCGCGTGCCCTTGCGCAGCCCCCCGCTGGCGGTGATCACGTGGACGTCCGAATGGTGCCCGTACAGCTCGTGGATCTCCTTGCGCAGCCGTCGCGCCACCGAACCGGTGTCCAGCTCCGCCTCCACGACCACCCGGCCGGCCACGATGTGCAGCCCGCCGGCGAAGCGAAGCAGCGACGCGACCTCCGCCCGGCGCGGCCCGATCTTCGTGATCTCCAGCCGGCTCAGTTCGTCCTTCACCGCGGCGGTCATCGCCATTACTGCCCCTCCCTGCCTTTCGCTCCTCCCCCGTGCTCCCCGCCCCTGCCGAGACCGAGAGCCTCCCGCATGCACCGCGCGAGCGCATCAGGATCATGCCGTCCCGCCACTTCCGGGTCGGCCACCGCCCCCAGGTGGGCCCGCGCGCCCAGCCGGGTCGCCGCGCGCCGGAGATTCGCCGGGTCGGGCACGGAATCGCGGTCCGCGATCACCGCGTCGACCCGCAGCAGGGGCGCGTGCTCGGAGAGTACGTCCAGGTGCCGCTCGGGAGAGAATCCCGCGGTTTCCCCCGGCTGGGGGACAAGGTTGAGGACGATCGCCTTCGTGGCGGTCGTGCGCACCAGCGCGTCGTGCAGTCCCGGCACGAGCAGGTGCGGTAGAACGCTCGTGAACCACGAGCCCGGCCCGAGGAAGACGACGTCGGCGGCGAGCACCGCTTCGACCGCTTCCTCGCACGCCACCGGCGGCCGCGCGGAGGTGCCCGGGGTGCGCAGGCTGACCCGCCGCACCTGCCCCGGGGTCGAAGCCACCGCGACCTGGCCGCGGATCCGGCGCAGCGCCGACGGGTCTTCGCTGTCGAGGCCGCTGACCTCGCCCTCGATCTCCAGCGGCTCGGGCGACATCGGCAGCACCCGGCCCGAGACGCCCATCAGGCGCCGGGCTTCGTCGAGCGCGGCGACCGGGTCGCCGAGCACCTCGAACAGCCCGGCGAGCAGCAGGTTCCCCACCGCGTGCCCGGCCAGTGCGCCGTCGCCGCCGAAGCGGTGCTGGAAGACCTCCGCCCACAGCGTGCCGCCGTCCTCCGCGGCGAAGGCCGCGAAGGCCTGCCGGAGGTCGCCCGGCGGCAGCAGCCCGAGTTCGCGCCGCAGCCGGCCGGACGATCCGCCGTCGTCGGCCACGGTCACGATCGCGGTGACGTCGGGGGTCACCCGGCGCACCGCGGACAGCGTGGCGTGCAGCCCGTGGCCGCCCCCGAGGGCGACCGCGCGCACGTTATTCACGACCAAGGTCGCGGTGCACCACCTTCACGGCCATTCCGTCCTCTTTGGACAGACGCTGGGCGAGCTCCACGGACAGCGCCACGCTGCGGTGCTTGCCGCCGGTGCAGCCGACGGCGAGCGTCAGGTACCGCTTGCCCTCGCGCTTGTAGCCGGCGCCGATCAGCCGCAGCAGCTGGTGGTAGCGGTCGAGGAACTCCTCGGCGCCCTCCTGCGAGAGGACGTAGTTGCGGACCTCGCCGTCGAGGCCCGTGTGCTCGCGCAGCTCCGGGATCCAGAACGGGTTCGGCAGGAACCGGACGTCCATCACCAGATCGGCGTCCATCGGCAGGCCGTACTTGTAGCCGAAGGACAGCACGGTGACCCGAGTCTGGGTGCTCGCTTCCGAGCCGAACGCGTCCTCGATCTTGGCGCGCAGGTCGTGCACCGACAGCGACGACGTGTCGAGCACCAGGTCGGCTTCCTCGCGCAGCGGCTCCAGCAGCGTCCGCTCCGCCGTGATGCCGTCGGCGAGCCGGCCGTCACCCTGCATCGGGTGGCCGCGGCGGACGGCCTCGAACCGCCGCACCAGCACGGCGTCGGTCGCCTCCAGGAACAGCACGCGCGGCTTGTAGCCCCGG encodes the following:
- the whiA gene encoding DNA-binding protein WhiA; this translates as MAMTAAVKDELSRLEITKIGPRRAEVASLLRFAGGLHIVAGRVVVEAELDTGSVARRLRKEIHELYGHHSDVHVITASGGLRKGTRYVVRVVKDGEGLARQTGLIDQRGRPVRGLPAAVVSGGVADAEAAWRGAFLAHGSLTEPGRSSSLEVTCPGPEAALALVGAARRMGIQAKSREVRGADRVVVRDGDAIGALLTRLGAHTSVLQWEERRMRREVRATANRLANFDDANLRRSARAAVAAAARVERALEILGETAPDHLLAAGRLRLSNRQASLEELGQLSEPQMTKDAVAGRIRRLLAMADKRAKDLSIPDTESAVTPEMLEEEDA
- the yvcK gene encoding uridine diphosphate-N-acetylglucosamine-binding protein YvcK, which translates into the protein MRAVALGGGHGLHATLSAVRRVTPDVTAIVTVADDGGSSGRLRRELGLLPPGDLRQAFAAFAAEDGGTLWAEVFQHRFGGDGALAGHAVGNLLLAGLFEVLGDPVAALDEARRLMGVSGRVLPMSPEPLEIEGEVSGLDSEDPSALRRIRGQVAVASTPGQVRRVSLRTPGTSARPPVACEEAVEAVLAADVVFLGPGSWFTSVLPHLLVPGLHDALVRTTATKAIVLNLVPQPGETAGFSPERHLDVLSEHAPLLRVDAVIADRDSVPDPANLRRAATRLGARAHLGAVADPEVAGRHDPDALARCMREALGLGRGGEHGGGAKGREGQ
- the rapZ gene encoding RNase adapter RapZ, which gives rise to MEVAVVSGLSGAGRSTAAKCLEDLGWFVVDNLPPELIATMVELGAQARGAITKVAVVMDVRSRAFTDDLASVIKDLDARGYKPRVLFLEATDAVLVRRFEAVRRGHPMQGDGRLADGITAERTLLEPLREEADLVLDTSSLSVHDLRAKIEDAFGSEASTQTRVTVLSFGYKYGLPMDADLVMDVRFLPNPFWIPELREHTGLDGEVRNYVLSQEGAEEFLDRYHQLLRLIGAGYKREGKRYLTLAVGCTGGKHRSVALSVELAQRLSKEDGMAVKVVHRDLGRE